Part of the Eleginops maclovinus isolate JMC-PN-2008 ecotype Puerto Natales chromosome 3, JC_Emac_rtc_rv5, whole genome shotgun sequence genome is shown below.
TCCTTGGACGTTTTCTGTGAGTACTCATTAGAAAGAATTTGATTCAACCAGAACCAAAGAAGTAAACCATCCAAAACACTGTAATACTGCAGTTTAAAATAGCAATTAATGTAATGAATTTACGAGGATTTATACGAGACATAATACATACTGATTGATATAACCTCCACATCAGACTGTTGGTGTCAGGTTAAACAAAAGTGGACTCCTCCAATCATGCACAGTTGTAAGAATGTTTTATGAAGGTGATTTAATGTAATATCTCTATGTTTAGATGGACCGCACAAGCCAACTATCATGGGACCAAGTTATGCAGGAGCTGAAGACAATGCCCCTTTCAGCTGCTACGCATCATCAAACCCTCCCAGCTCCTACACATGGTTTTTCAATGATTCTGTAGTGTCCAATACCTCTAAGTATGTCTCCCCTCCTCTTACCGAAGACATGAGCGGGAATTACACATGCATGGCCTACAACAACATCACCGGGAAACACAGCACTGCATACAAGATGCTCACTGTTTTGGGTATGTTACCGTACCATAAATAAACAGTACATTTAGGTGGAAATGTACTGGGTTTCTTTCCAGAGATTTGCATGATTGTTGCATTCTGtctgttaaatatgaagctaaagCCAGCAGAGATTAGCTTAGTTTAGACTCGAAACAAGCTGAAACAGCAACCCAATTTCCATCAAAAGAAAGCAAATGTTTCCTAAAATATCAAACCAATGTTTATTTACTATACTACGAAAATGAAGAACCCTAACACGTTTAGCCAATGTTACATTTTAGCTGCaatcttttttctctccctctacaGCTCGAGTGACTTTAACGAAAATCAAGATTGTTGGAGCTCAGCCAATCATGAACCACACTTTCACTCTAACCTGTGAGTCAGCTGGAAGTGTGGAGTCAGTTGTCTGGATGTACAATTGGTCCCCATTGTATGCCGACAATAGAAGAAACTTCTCAATGGACAACACCACCCTCACCTTTGATCCTGTCTTAAACTCTGACAATGGGGACTATCAGTGCATAGCATCCAACCCATTCAGTAGGAATTACAGTCAAATCTTCATACTGGATATTTCCTGTGAGTATTCatcatgtattttattccaATCCCCTTTCGACATGGCAGGGCTTTTTGAATCCatcaaaaaagagagaaattcaaccaaacattttgattatatgatttaaataaatctggaaaatgttttttggtgTCAGATTATCCAAAAGTGGACTCCAGCATTCATGCACAGTTCTTTGCATAAGTTCTTGACAGtcatgtgaacattttttttcagtgtaggtGATTTTTAATGTTATATCTGTGTATTTAGATGGACCAAAAATGCCAACTATCATGGGACCAAACACCAGTAAGAGAGGAGACAACACCACATTCAGCTGCTACGCCTCATCAAACCCTCCCTGCTCCTATCAATGGTTCCTCAACGGTTCTGTAGTGTCCAATACGTCTGAGTACGTCGCACCTCCTCTTACTGAAGAATCGAGTATGATATACACGTGCGTGGCCTACAACAACATCACCGGCATGAGCAGCACTGCATACAAGATGCTCACTGTTTTTGGTGAGACTCTATTTTACAGTTCTGTTATATGTTTTTTCTCATGCACAAACAGGACATTTGGCTCAGGAGAAACCTAAATAACTGTTCCTTCTTTTCTTATCAGATGCAATTGAAAATGTACAAGTAGAAGCACCGATCAATCCTGCCATAGAAGGTCATTTTTATGACCTCACGTGCAATGTGAGTGGAACTGCTGTGCATTATTACTGGATGAAAGACGGTGAGCCTCTGCATGAAGACAACAGAACAGTTTTCCACATGAATAACAAGGTGGTCACTTTCAACCCGCTTGAACGAAATGATACTGGACTGTATCAGTGTGTGGCTCTGAATCCTTTTTGGAACATGACCAGCCCTTCTCACATGCTTCTTATGAACTGTGAGTAACACTAAAGTGACAATTATTAACTGTCTTAATCCATGGTATTTGAAGTTTCTAAATGCAGAACCACGAGAGCCTACTTTCTTTTTTCCCGTTGCAGATGGACCAGAAACACCCGTGATTGATGGTCCAGCTTTTGCTGAGACAGGAAACTCGGCTGTCTTCACTTGCTCTGCCTTATCAGTGCCTCCTAGTCATTACAGCTGGTGGTTCAATGGCTCCAACGTGGCCAATTCTTCTATGTTCACAACTCACCCTTTGTCTTTTAATATGAGTGGAGAATACACCTGCATGGCCTACAATGATGTGACGGAAAACAACAGCACTAACTCCAAGATGCTCACTGTCATTGGTAAGAAACCTGTGTTACAAACCTTACCTCATACTCTAATCTATATCTTTCTGCATATAATATtcatgctcatttccaggttcacgtttgtattttgtgcttttactgaGACATGTTTACATGCCTTCATTTTCGAAAAGGTCTTTCTTGTAAAGACTGCTGTAACgcttcttttcaccctctgtctgaaaccagagcccagtctgctctgattggttagctgcccaGCTCAGTTGTTATTTGTCAACCACTTAcggatgtcccaccccttatcctatcacgtacaatgtgttgaagcgttagccaatagaagcgcatgTGTGacgcagtgatgtcactgtgttatgGAATTAAACAGTGAGTCCAATGGAGATTGCAGgacatgtacatgcacaaaaacctatgcaacacactacaggaaagggaaaccccaaaagcataacatatttaaatagcactttCGTTCTGATTGGATGCTTAACTGCAttttaaagttgaatctttTCTAATGGGTTTGATTCCTACAATGCATGTCATCTACAACTGATGAAATGCTGAATGATTCCTGCTGTGCTTTGTTCCCACAGAGGCAATAACGTCAGTGATGATCCGAAACACCACAGTTCCAATAAACACTAAGATCTTCACTCTCACCTGTGAAGTTTCTGGGCCTTATGAAATGATCTACTGGATGAAGGACAACGTGCACCTCAACATGACTCAATCCACTGAAAACCCACTCATGTTGTACCACATTAAGAACAACGAGCTGCACTTCTATCCGGTGAATCAGATGAGTGACGGGACTTATGAGTGTGTAGCTATCAATCAGGCTGGTCAACACAGAAGCCCCAAATATATGCTCCTGGTGAACTGTGAGTACATCTGTTGTTTTTACCTAAAACCctaatttatttcatttgtaaatgCTGCATGAAAAGGTATTATTGCATCCATAACAATAGTATAACGGAAACGACGCATCACATCTTCAAAGAGCGCTGCTATCTTTAATAATCAGGTGATATGGACTGGTTAGGCAAATGTATTGAGCTGGTGATCAATGTAAAAGTGAATATATGGTAATAACTTTgagtcatccgggagggactcggagtagaactgctgctccttcgcgttgaaaggagccagttgaggtggttcgggcacctagtgaggatgccacctgggcgcctccctagggaggtgttccaggcacatccagctgggaagagaccgaggggtagacctaggaccaggtggagggattatatctcttcgctggcctgggagcgccttggaatcccccagtcagagctggttgatgtggcaagggaaaggaaagtttggggctctctgctggagctgctacctccgcgaccctgacggaaaagcgggagaagatggatggatggatggatggaaactTTGAGTGTTGCGGATTTAGACCTTTAAATTTGAGCATTGTGAGCCAAGGCAACACATTTTCTACCTTTTTAGTGTACCTTATTCTGACCAGGTCTCTGTCTCCGTGTTTGCAGACGGCCCTCTGAATGTGATGATCTCCGGTCCAGAATATGCGAAGGTTGGCAGCTCCGTCTCCTTGACGTGCTCCGCTGTATCACAACCAGAGTGTGACTTCCACTGGTTCATTACCAAACTGTCATTACCGGATGTGCAGGCCGGCCCTGTTATCACTTTCTCTGTGACCAAGGAGAATGAGGGGATCTACATATGCAAGGCGAAGAATCCTGTGACCGATATCGAAATAGTCCAGTATAAAACATTCAAGGTCATTGGTGAGTGATATGATGAGCGCTTGTTGACTTTATTGTATGGTATGACATCCATCATGTTGCTAGTAATCAATTCAGAATACGTGCTTTACTAAATGTAGcatgtcatttatttgttgttgtttccgtcCCTTTCTTCCTCTAAGGTCACGCCACCGCCCTCCACTTCCATTCCCAAGGCGTTCTGATGCTGATGGGGGTGTTTGCTTTATCTTTCTCTGTGCTGTTCAACTGAGTCCTGCACATTTTGTTCAATTGCACCCTCTACAGTCTTAACATGAACAGTCATGTTATAAAATGTATGGAAATTTACTGTGTAGTCAATAATGTGATTTTAATGTCATCAGTTCTTGTGTCTTGTTGTTTGAAAGGCACAGATGATTTGGAAAGCGTGACTGACTTTATTTATGAAGTGCCATTCATACGCATTGACATTTTAAGGGGAAAtcatataaatattgttttggttttttttgtaaaatgtatcgTTGTGAGTGGGTAAAGGTAGGTGTGTTATTGTGGTGGTGTTTATTGTTACAGCTCTTTATTATAATTCAATACATGGCCCAAATGAACATCATACTACCTGCATTCTTCACTTTTAACACCTGCAGTTTTTAGTGTTATGATACATTTCAATCAAAGTTAAATATAGATCTCATCATGCTTTAATTCATTGATCATTcctaaacaataaaaaatcaacaCAATCAGAATCAATTTTGTTGGGACTTTATTGAAGAGGATACATTGTGCTTATTCAGGAAGCTACAGTCATGCAAACATTGTCAAAAAGCAActgctgttttacaaaaagtacaataaagaGAAAGATGCATGTTAGCGATAattgtgtaaatgtttattatagAACTTCTTCCTTGTTGTTCATATCGGGACACTGGGACCCAAGTTCCTGGTTTTGCTGCCCTTGATCGGTTTGGAAAGCTTTCTGCACTTCTTCAgattcttgtttttcttgttctgGCACTGACTCttcccttgtgtttttattaatccagacaaagaagaaaaaaaacagattaagtttcttttatttgccccTTTTGAAGAGTCCCTTAATGTATAATCACTATTCCATACAAACCAGTGGAATATACTAAAAACAAGACTGATAtcgcttgttttttttatgaatctCTAAAACTATAACTCACATTTTCCATTCCTACTTGTGCGTCTGCCAGACTGCTGACAAAGGCAGAGTGTTTTCATCTCTTTTCCTGGGTGccccaaacacacaaaaagagaacACGTGTTTAGGATGAAATGCACTCCACGAAAACTAAGGCTGTTTTTACATTCAAACTGCTTAACTGTATCACCAAATATGATGTTTGTTCACTTTATGCTCATAAGGGTTGCTTTTACCTTTACAGTTGCAAGGTCTGGTGTGCTGTCTTGGGATGTTGATTGGATTTGCAATAGTCAGTGGTTCAAAAACAGGGGCTATGACACAATTGATcgaaaaaataaagattattaatGAAAATGGAAGAATTAAATTAACGCAGATACAACTCAATACATATTAATGGaccatttgtgtgttttaaacatcAAAATCACATACCATCCGGGAATCTGCTGACATCCAAGGATTGTTCATGTGTCTTAGGAACACCTTTGAAAAATCACAGAATAAAATGAACGGGATACAAACATACTTAAATACAAATTTCATCCCATAATTCTGATAAAGTATACACTACCTTGGCTGTGATCAGTAAATATAAGCAGGGTGAGAACCAGCAAAAACAACAGTCTTGGTCCCATATTGTACATTAGCAAATCCAATACAATCGAGTCCAGGCGAAGAAGTCCCGCAAGTGTACTAACTTCAATCccagagaggaaataaaatggGTGTTGTTTGGCTCTTTTATAAAGGATGGTGTTGATTTCTGAAATGATATACGGTACGTGGCACACTCATAGACTGCCAGGTATTTGAAGCTTGAAACTTGCCCTACCAGCACCTTTCACAGTTGGTGACTGTGAATGACAGGAAACATGTCCCTTTGCcaaaaaaaactgtttgtgGGTTAATGGCTCATTGAAAAAATGCAAGACCCACATGATTCTGATATCCACTGAAAGAAAACTTAGATTTTCCCATGTTTTTAGGTCCCAAGTAACTTAGCTAAGGATATTCTAACTGGGTGTTCTTATGATATGATCTCACAAAAAAATAGTCAAGATGCAACCTTTTTCTTAGCCCTGGTTAAGGCCTTAACGGGGGAACATATAGGCATGTTTCTAACTGTATCTGTGAACTACTGTTATAGCATGTGCAAAACTAAAATCTCAAAAGGATGTGCTTCTGACTTGGTTGGTGGTCTGTGCTGGgcctatttttttaaaatccttgATAATTCTTTTCATGCTGTACAGACTTTTTTAATCATCAATCAAAAAATGATGCATGACGTTATCAGCCTTGTCGATACCACTGCAATAGGTGCACCACTAACTGTCACATGCTAAATCATGTGTGTCATAATCCAGGCAAGTTATGGGGTCTGTTATCTGCTCTACGGAACTCTAGGGCAAAACGAGACTTGTTAGTCAATCTTGAATTTCAGAAAAGCAGCTCATTGCACAACAATGTTTAAGACTGGAAAAAAACAGGTCAATCAAAAACCATAAATTCCCTGCAGTCATCATATGTACACCCTGCTTGTTAGTTATCACTATTGAAGATGtccttttatgctcattttcagaatCATATTTGagttttctgcctctactgtgacatgtctccatgcttttatgttaaaaaaggtctttatttttctcatac
Proteins encoded:
- the LOC134861228 gene encoding hemicentin-1-like → MNVLVVFVLILTTITFATGTGSQNIYASKNPVPVGSSVTLFGKDNVTTGTWIFDNNLIVLIFPGNVIISKNWKNRVTFNSTTVSLTITSVQLEDSGVYTLQDINDFIARLTLSVQVPISNVTLTASATNLVEFNDTAVLKCSVLNGTSLSYVWMKGSSEVAAGAGVQLSNGGATLTIVKVTRYDEGSYRCNVSNGVSNALSPPVHLNINYGPSNTTMTVMPMRSTYRTGSNITLSCSAESSPPAIVQWMFNGVNLNHLGPQLQLVMVAENNSGIYQCTLHNTITSRFTSQSDTIKIMAPIADVVVNHTGAPAILHEQYTLHCEVTGYVDNIQWSRNGQPITADNTTVIDMTNRTLLLKPVQLSDNGDYRCQASNPVSNMTSNAYTVKVNYGPMTPVIAAPSMALTGRMVTFNCSSDSYPPSQISWYFNGSLQATTSVFVIGPLTFNMSGQYTCVAYNIITRKNSTADNMLTLLAPVTMASIKIVGAQPIMNQTFTLTCETAGSVESVGWMYNWSKLHADSTKHFSMDNTTLTFDPVTNADNGDYNCVANNTLSSYVGPIFSLDVFYGPHKPTIMGPSYAGAEDNAPFSCYASSNPPSSYTWFFNDSVVSNTSKYVSPPLTEDMSGNYTCMAYNNITGKHSTAYKMLTVLARVTLTKIKIVGAQPIMNHTFTLTCESAGSVESVVWMYNWSPLYADNRRNFSMDNTTLTFDPVLNSDNGDYQCIASNPFSRNYSQIFILDISYGPKMPTIMGPNTSKRGDNTTFSCYASSNPPCSYQWFLNGSVVSNTSEYVAPPLTEESSMIYTCVAYNNITGMSSTAYKMLTVFDAIENVQVEAPINPAIEGHFYDLTCNVSGTAVHYYWMKDGEPLHEDNRTVFHMNNKVVTFNPLERNDTGLYQCVALNPFWNMTSPSHMLLMNYGPETPVIDGPAFAETGNSAVFTCSALSVPPSHYSWWFNGSNVANSSMFTTHPLSFNMSGEYTCMAYNDVTENNSTNSKMLTVIEAITSVMIRNTTVPINTKIFTLTCEVSGPYEMIYWMKDNVHLNMTQSTENPLMLYHIKNNELHFYPVNQMSDGTYECVAINQAGQHRSPKYMLLVNYGPLNVMISGPEYAKVGSSVSLTCSAVSQPECDFHWFITKLSLPDVQAGPVITFSVTKENEGIYICKAKNPVTDIEIVQYKTFKVIGHATALHFHSQGVLMLMGVFALSFSVLFN